The DNA segment ttatttatgatctctaaatattgaaaatttgactAAAAAATCTAATGACAACTTTtttaaatggaaaaaaaatcttAACAAACAAAATTTGATTTGCTTTCCAAATCTATCTCTTATGtgacttttattttttattttttattttttattttttatcagcacatatattataaataaatacacCCACTCCAAAGTGATTTTTTCCTATAATAATTACTGCGTCGGCGTTAATATTTATAATGCCGAGAATAGGAAGCACACAAACTCAAAGAAGTGGTTGAGGAGGTCGGTCGACAGGCACATATTTCTGGCATACTAAAAATTGCCTCCATAAGTTACTAGCACAAGACACAACATCCATTTCCttcaatattttatttcaaaaaggAAAATTGTACGATATAACCACAAGCTCCAAACGATCGTTGCAAATGTGCCCCAATCATCGTCACTACAACAAATAATAACCCAATGTCAAAGATCAAAAAAATATTGCCCTTTAAATCTAGAAAGCTCTGGCCAAATAAATGTTTTGTACCACACCTCTTTCATCCAACCACAATAATTCCCCAAAACATTAAAGTTATGCTCTTGAAATGTCATACACCTGGGGCATATGTTAtccgctttgataccactagATGGCAAATGAAAGCGAATAGGAAGAATTTTGTGAATAGCCTTCCACGTACACAAATATCGCTACAACTATCCAGTCATTCACTCAAATCAACATGGTATCTTAATTTCATAGAGTAAATACCATTTGAGTTGTAATGGCAAATTCAGATCCCTCCTCGGTGGAAAGAGAATCTGTCTAATTTCATCGTGGTCTATGAGCCAAAGAGTGTCATCAAGTAACCAATTTTATTCATCAACAACTATTAAGAGTTCACTTACTTTAGATAGAGATGTCAAAACGGGCCAGCGGGGCGGACCGACCCACAACCCGTCgtaacccaccattaggcggggcggcccaccttttaggcgggttgagaaaacaccaacccaacccacctattttaagTTGCGGGGCGGGCTAACCCGACGGACTCAAGTGTAAATTGGCGGATTTTTGTgggccaacccgcaacccaccacaacccaccattaggcggggcagtgcgggccggcccaccttttaggcgggttgggaaattgccaacccaacccactaattttgtatggcggggcgggccaacccgacggacctaacccattttgacacctTTACTTTCAGATTTTGAATGTATGCGGCAGAAACCGTGATTGGTTTAAAAGATAATGGTCTATTTAACCATGGATTCATGAAAACTTAAACATTTTCTCCCGAACGTATCATCCATCACAAGCCCTTTACTAGCAACAAGCGCACCCAAAAAATACTACGCCAAATGTACGATGGTTTATATCCCAAAGGAGCCATCAAGAAACTGGTATAGTTCAAATATTTGACTTGGAACAAATGGAGTGAGAAGGGAATCCAAATTTTGGAGAATACACTAAAATTATTTTAGCAAGAAGTGCCTGATTAAATTTAGTGAGATATCATAATCTCATTCCTCACTTTGATTTTGGTAAACATTATTTCAACCATTGTGGTTAATCTCTTTCCTTATTACTCTACCAAATTTTATAATCATCCATGTAAAGATAGGTAAAGGCTTTGTAGAAACTTGAAGACTGACATAGAATACGTTGAGGTAGCTTGATCCACAACTTTAATTAAGATCTCACGTCCACttattgaaaaaaaatcattctTCCGGACCTGAATTTTATCCATACCCTTTGTTTTATGCCATAAAAAATCCGACGTTTTTTTTCGCCCAACAAAAGCCTGAAAACCCAAGTAATATTCATGTTGTTCATTTTGCGACATTCTTAAGGTGTTGAACACCTAGATCTTTTGCAATTCAGACATATTAGGACTGAACGTAAAGTAAGGATCAAATGAATGCGGTGGTAATTTGTGACATCTGCATTATCCAAAATAATATTAtcattcacaaaaaaaataaatggcTATCACTGGGGTCGAACGAGCACATTTAATACCCTTTAGTGAGACAACCATGACACTATGTTGCAATAAATACGAAAGTCCCTCGGTACAAAGCAAAAATAAATACGAGGAAAGAGGACACCCTTGACGAAGATCCCTAGTGAGTGTCAAACGAGCTGACATAACACCATTGACAAGAATTGAAAATTACGTAAGTTGTAAATAAGTAGAAATCAACTCAATCCAATGACTGGAAAACCCAACATCAGAAGAATGGCAAGCAGACAAGGCCTACCAGATCATAGGCTTTATTAATGTCCAACTTCAGcattaggggtgcaaacgaacggaacctgttcgtgagctttacgagcccgctcgataaatatttgattcgtattcgagcttatcgaactcgagccgaattcgaacatgctCGAacattttttcgagccgagctcgagccgaaattattctgttcgatagttcgcgaatagttcgcgagctttaatatttaattaatataatataattatataataaatatatatacatttcgaactttttcgaacatttcgagcttttcgaaccataatatccaaatagttcacgaataggttcgaatatttcgagccgaactcgaactcgaacttcatttagagccgagctcgagccaaaatatttgaaatcatCGAACTttgaatcgagctcgaactcgaatatactcttatcgagccaaattcgagccttaaaattttaccattattcggctcgattcggttcgtttgcacccctattcAGCACCATTATCCCCTTTTTGCATATGGTGCGGGTACAGATAAAATGTAAACATTCAAACGTAAACATTCAAATGTAATCAGAATATTATTGATTATCAGTCTCCTTGTATAAACGCGTTTTATTCTTGCGAAATAATTTCAGGAAGAAAGTTCTTTATCGGTTGGCCAAATATTTAGCAACGATCTTAGTTTTTACATTACATAAACTGATTGGTTTTTAATAATTAACTAGAGTTGGCTTCTTAACCTTTGGGATAAGAATGGTATGGGAATAATTCAATTTTCATTTCCCCAAAAGAAACTCTGTCATTCAGATCCAGATACACTTTGGTGATGTGAGGTTCTCTAACAAGTCCCAAAAATCTAGAGAAAAAACCCGGGTGAAAACCATCGGGACCTAGTGCATTCCACGGAGCCATATCAAATAAATCTCGTCTAATCTCATACAGTATAAAGGGGGCATCCATTTGTTCAAACAGGGGCGGAGGGACATGGTCccaatatatatatctatatatatataaaatttattatataattttattatattattgtttttgtttttcattcatcACATAAAGCTCAAAATTTTCTAAACcgatccaaaaaaaaataatgatagttTTTAGATATTGTATGAGTACTCTTTGTAGTTAATATCTAAAgtctaattaatataataatagttAATGCAGCTTTAAATTTTTGAACTAATTCTACAAAACTAATTAGAATTACATGATCTGTTGACTCCAATTTTTTGTCTCTTCCCTCTCTTCATCTCACTTTTATGTGAGGAtttttttatctttctttattATCTTGAATTCTAATCcacttttaaattttagtaagacatgtttattttaaacaaaaaaacttcattcatattaattttttattactaGATAAAATGATCATTATGATACAAAGTAAAACTTGAAACTGATAGATTTTCTTTCTATTAAGatgtgttatatttaaataaataatattcttaATGACTATTGTTGATATATATTGAGAAGCTAATTGCTCAAAAAAAATTAGTAGATTTTTTCTTGAGATGCAAGAGAAACGttctaaattataatttattcgGAAAATAACGATGTATTTCAGAATCTTCATTAATgatggatattgattattatttgattaaattataacgtatttaaattttattgttatatatgataactttttttttttttttttatctattccACTAATGTTACTGGCCCCTCTCAATATTTAATCCTGGATTCGCCCCTATGTTCAAACATGTAAGCAATAATCTTACGAGAAAGATGATGTGATGctattttcctatgtttgattaagttaaattgTGAGGATTATGTgcgttttgattgattaaattcatgttacagttcctaatcattgtatgtgatttgagataggaaaagagaagaaatggagctaaagatggaaggaaagagccagataagagaagaattacgaagcagcaatggtcagaaaatcatttttaattttaaaaaaagccAAATCAGATCTTCACACTTCAAAATGAAGTACAAGATTTTTTGAAgtagctgtccaaatttcagctcaatccgacggctagatctccggatatgaatttttcaaaatcgatGCTTGCTGGAAAAaagtatgctcgctcgatccgtcaactcttaccgatcgagcgaccaGAAGAAAATAAGAACAGAAAGTGGACagttttatgctcgctcgatccgtcaacttcaaccgatcgagcgagcgagacgtaAAGTTCtggaattatattttaattaggaaactttcttgaGAAGGACTCTAGACtttaaatatcatctagaaCTCGAAAATCATCATCTTTGGACGgcagaaagcttgaagaactctcttggcggctaggtttcttctctcttttcttagatttaattttctttcatgaatttttctataaaattcatgaatcgttgtggctaagttttagtacttggttgaggaagacgaacccttgaatttatttatttgggagattttgattttcattgtttgattttatttgagtatcgAGAGTTGTTTAGAATCGATTGTTATGCTTGTATGTGAAATTTTCGGATTGATCACCCTAGGATTTCGGcatacaatctattgctaaattagaattcaaatccttaattgtttgaatcatctaatttgtgaagcaactatgattaatattttttgtggttgaatttattaaatcgtaagAATAACAATTGATAGATTAAATACAATTGCCGGTATTtttgttgtctagattcattagttttactcatttgaatgctgccatggatttaaatctaatcgctggtattgggttaatttatgaggtaagggttaacttagaacgctggtgtctagttaactaaaattaaggtgaaacaggaattaaatttccaatgatgaatattcaatgtgaattaattatttttagggaatcgatgattgaatgaataattttaagggtgtagtcgaccgataccaagtctcgttaatttattgatctttcttattttaattcttgcatagtatttagtaaaatccaaaaaatccccttttattatttttagtattttaagaacactatttaaatttcactttcctagtgggaacgatccctactcacactactgcatattttgttatctgatttgagttgggtaatttgggcgtgaacgacttagcgctaccaaattttggcatcGTTGCGAGGGAagacgtttaatttattttgtgttcttgtttttatttatttttatttatatttatattcttTTCCCCcagtgctactctggtttgttcatgctttcaggtgactctTAAGAAGAAGAAGTTCCATATGATCCAGAGATAGACAGATCTTTCCATCGTCGGCAGAGAGAAGCTCGTAGGAGacaagaagagatggctgccaaCGCAAATATGAGCCTGAGACAACTGGGCACTCTTGATCCAAATCAAcagcccttatgcattacttttcctactctagaaaataatgctacttttgaattaaaatctgaGCTGATACATTTATtgcctgcttttcatggtcttgcaggtgaggatccccaCAAGCAtctgatggaattccatgtagTATGCACAAGCATGAAACCCCATGAACTAACGGAGGAATAGATCCAATTAAGAGCCTTTCCATTTTCTCTCAAGGACGCTGCGAAGGATTGACTATACTACCTACCTCCTGGATCCATCACGACATGGGCAGCGATGAAAAGGATGTTCCTAGAGAAGTATTTTTCAGCATCGAGAGCAGCAAACATcaggaaggaaatctatggcATCAAACAGCATATGGGAGAGTCACTTCACGAGTATTGGGAGTGGTTCAAGAAGTTTTGTGCTAGTtgtccgcaacaccagataagtaaaaatattttaatccaATACTGCTATGAAGGTTTTTTGTCTCATGAAAGAAGTATGATagatgcggccagtggaggagtgttcGTAGACAATACGCCGCAAGAAGAAAGGAACTTGATCGAAAACATGGCCGcaaattctcaacaatttggcaccagtAGATGTGATCCGACACCTAGAAGGAataacgaggtaaatgtctcgAGTAGCAATTGATTGAACTGACGTCTTttgtgcgtcaaatggctgtagggaatggacagactgcaaGAGAATGTGGAATTTGTGCTAAAGTGGGACATTCAACTGATATGTGTCCTGCACTTCAAGAGGGATCTACTGAGCAAGTTAATGCAGCAGGAAGATTTCCAGGACCACCACAGCGGAATTATGACCCTTACTCGAACACGTATACTTCAGGTTGGAGGGATCATCTGAACCTCAGATATGGAAACCCTTCGGTGAATCAGCATGCACCTCATGTGCAGCCGAATAATCAAGCTTACAGGGCAACGTATCCTCCACAGCCACAGCGTCCTCAAATTCCAAAGCctggtgagtttcttgaaaacattgttaaggatcttcaaactaaaactttgaattttcaacaggaaactcgAGCAAATATCCAATACTTGAACACTCAGGTGGGGCAGTTGGCAACAACAATAAACTGGTTGGAGGCACAAAGTTCTAGCAGCCTACCTTCACAAACAGTGGTGAATACAAAGGATAATGTGAGTGCAATCACCTTGAGGAGTGGAAGAGAGTTGAAAGTCCATAATGAGGAGGTACAAACACCGGTAAAGAATGAACATGAGGAGAAATCCGAGGTAAAGGAGGAAGAAATAATTCAAGAAGCACCGAAAGATAAGTTTCCCCCCCT comes from the Henckelia pumila isolate YLH828 chromosome 1, ASM3356847v2, whole genome shotgun sequence genome and includes:
- the LOC140873943 gene encoding uncharacterized protein, which produces MIDAASGGVFVDNTPQEERNLIENMAANSQQFGTRNGQTARECGICAKVGHSTDMCPALQEGSTEQVNAAGRFPGPPQRNYDPYSNTYTSGWRDHLNLRYGNPSVNQHAPHVQPNNQAYRETRANIQYLNTQVGQLATTINWLEAQSSSSLPSQTVVNTKDNVSAITLRSGRELKVHNEEVQTPVKNEHEEKSEVKEEEIIQEAPKDKFPPLSEYKPVATFPLALKESRKNEGIKGLYEVFRRCEMADRSIIHPRGVIEDVLVQVDKLIFSADFYVLDMKNNDLNSLTLLGRPFLKTLKSIIDVNNGTLSMEFDGKIVKFHIFDTLKIPGCESVVNNIDINDHLSQEYTKDMNEDKLKEVPRIETKLPPDRAKGIPMEKGKKNQETGIPRKSNQRKQRQKMLE